The Equus asinus isolate D_3611 breed Donkey chromosome 22, EquAss-T2T_v2, whole genome shotgun sequence genome has a segment encoding these proteins:
- the LOC106842363 gene encoding olfactory receptor 6C6, with amino-acid sequence MKNQSMEIEFILLGLTDDPQLQILIFLFLFLNYSLSLMGNLIIILLTLLDPRLKTPMYFFLRNFSFLEIIFTTVCIPRFLITLVTREKTISYNNCAAQLFFILLLGVTEFYLLAAMSYDRYVAICKPLHYPVIMSSKVCYQLVLSSWVTGFLIIFPPLLMGLKLDFCASNIIDHFMCETSPILQISCTDTRVLELMSLVLAVVTLVVTLVLVILSYTCIVKTILKFPSAQQRTKAFSTCTSHVIVVSMTYGSCIFMYVKPSAKERVTVSKGVALLYTSVAPVLNPFVYTLRNQQVKEVFWDMLQKMMCFSKRLL; translated from the coding sequence atgaagaaccaATCAATGGAAATAGAGTTCATTCTCCTAGGACTGACAGATGACCCACAATtacaaattttgatttttctgtttctatttcttaacTACTCATTGAGCCTGATGGGGAACTTAATCATTATCCTCCTCACCCTGCTGGATCCTCGCCTCAAGACACCAATGTATTTCTTTCTccgaaatttttcatttttggaaatCATATTCACAACAGTATGTATTCCCAGGTTCCTGATAACCCTTGTGACTAGAGAAAAAACCATTTCGTATAATAATTGTGCAgctcaattattttttattcttttactggGAGTTACAGAGTTTTACCTTCTGGCTgccatgtcctatgaccgctatgttgcCATCTGCAAACCCCTGCATTACCCAGTCATTATGAGCAGCAAAGTCTGCTACCAGCTTGTACTCAGCTCCTGGGTAACTGGATTCCTAATCATCTTTCCCCCATTGCTCATGGGACTCAAGCTGGATTTCTGTGCTTCCAACATAATTGATCACTTTATGTGTGAAACGTCTCCTATCCTGCAGATCTCCTGCACAGATACACGTGTCCTGGAACTGATGTCTCTTGTCTTAGCCGTGGTGACACTTGTGGTCACACTGGTGCTAGTGATTCTCTCTTACACTTGCATCGTTAAGACCATTCTGAAGttcccttctgcacagcaaaggaccAAAGCTTTTTCCACCTGCACTTCCCACGTGATCGTTGTCTCCATGACTTATGGCAGCTGTATCTTTATGTACGTTAAACCATCTGCAAAGGAAAGAGTGACTGTCTCCAAAGGTGTAGCTTTGCTGTACACCTCAGTTGCCCCTGTACTGAATCCCTTCGTTTACACCCTAAGGAACCAGCAGGTGAAAGAAGTCTTCTGGGATATGTTACAAAAGATGATGTGTTTTTCGAAAAGACTATTATAA